CCCCTCCGCCCCGAGGGCGGTGGCTTCGGCACCGCGGCGGACGCCGCCTCTGGTTGCAGCGTTTCGGGATCTGCCCTCGGCGTCGGGGCGCTCCTGGTCGCGGGCTCCTGGCTCGCCAGCCGTCGCCGCAAGCCTCGGTTGCGGTAACGCCTACTCCGGCTTCCGGAGGGCATCGAGGAACGTGGTGAGGTCCGTAGCGAGCGGCGCCTCCACCACGAGCCTTCGACCGCCCTTCGGATGCGGCAGGGAGAGCCGGGCCGCATGGAGGGGGGTGCGCTCCAGCTTCGCGCCGGGGAGCTCCAGCCGCTCCCGGCTGCCATAGGCCGGGTCCACCGCGAGCGAATGCCCGATCGACTTGAGGTGCACGCGGATCTGGTGCTGACGGCCGGTGAGAGGCCTCGCTTCGACGAGTGAAAACGAGCCGAGGCGCTCGAGCACGCGGACGTCGGTGACGGAGGGCTTCGCGTCGGCCTCGTCCGGACGCGCCGGCCGCATCCGTCCCTTTCGCGCGGCGTGGAGGGGGACGTCGATCCGGAGCTCGTCTCCTGCGGGCTCTCCCTCCACGATCGCGAGATAACGCTTCTCCACCTCGCGCCCCTCGAAGGCGAGCGAGAGGGCCCGGTGCGCAGCGGCGTTCTTGGCGAAGACCAGGGCACCGCTCGTGCCGGCGTCGAGGCGGTGCACCACCCAAATCTTGGCGCCGCGTTCCGCCTCGAGACGGTCTCGCAGCGACTCGCCGCCATTGCGGCCCGGGATCACGGGGATGCCCGCCGGCTTGTCGACTGCGACGAGGTCGTCGTCCTCGAAGAGGATCTCCAACCTACTCGAGCTCCTCGATCGGGATGACCTGGACGTCGCCCTCGACGCCGGCCTGCGCGAGGCCCTTGCGGATCGCCTTCTTGTCCCCCACGAGGACGATCGCGAAGGGCCGCGCGAAGAACCATGCCTTCGCCGCGTCGTCGATCTGCTCCGGCGTCGCCTCCGCGAGCCGCCGCCGATAGCTGAGGACCCAGTCCTTGGGCAGGTCGTAGAG
The Vulgatibacter incomptus DNA segment above includes these coding regions:
- a CDS encoding RluA family pseudouridine synthase, whose product is MEILFEDDDLVAVDKPAGIPVIPGRNGGESLRDRLEAERGAKIWVVHRLDAGTSGALVFAKNAAAHRALSLAFEGREVEKRYLAIVEGEPAGDELRIDVPLHAARKGRMRPARPDEADAKPSVTDVRVLERLGSFSLVEARPLTGRQHQIRVHLKSIGHSLAVDPAYGSRERLELPGAKLERTPLHAARLSLPHPKGGRRLVVEAPLATDLTTFLDALRKPE